In the genome of Microplitis demolitor isolate Queensland-Clemson2020A chromosome 5, iyMicDemo2.1a, whole genome shotgun sequence, the window ttaaaaattttttagttgaattaaataaataccaaaTGTATTAATTGGACGCTCACCAAATTTCGTTGAACCAGTAGTATAATTTTCAGCGATTATCGGCCTTACGTTAAATTTCAGAATGGCTCTTTCAACGGACCACCCAGGAAGAACAACTAAATCAGCCCTTTCGTCTCTTAAAGTTGCTAAACATGCTTCTTGATCTTTTTCAAGTACACAATCAAATCTAGGTCTCACGTctctataatttaaattgaataattaattactttactgATTGCTAGCgagattttgaattatttatcaacCTCGAATAAGCAGCTTCGGCGAGTGCCCGACATTTAGCTAAGCTCTCGTCTTCCCACATGCACCAACGGGCATCACGTCCAGGCGCACCAGAGTCTCTTGCAATTACGTCCAAATATCTGCATTCTTCCAAATATTCCTCGGGTTGAACTTTTTTAATGCTCACGGGgattgaattttcattaagtaataatatatttgcCCACCAAGTGGCATTTTCTTGTTCACCTAATGCTCCCAATTGCTCaattgtcttaaaaaaaagaaagatttattttaatatttatttcattagtaATCAAGGggaatataactttttttttagttaattttatatttatagcaAAATTATAgactttggaaaaaaatttttcagacaaaAGCTGTAGGAAATTTAAGAAGCTACAAAATTAATCTCATATATTTTGGTAATATCTCTGATAGTTTGGccggaattttaattttgttacccaaacatataaaatttgaaaagattaaaaaaaatcaaatttttttccctatcttccaaaataaataattaaattaaagaaagttACCTTTTGTACCGCACGGATATCATATACTTGTCCATTGGTCATGTAACCCTGCCAAGGACGTGCAGCCCATGTGCACGGCTTAGTGTCCTTATCAATCGGTACTTTAGTGCCATCAGGACAGAAATACGCGAAATCACTCGGATTCTCATTAGTTGGAACTGCTGGAGCTTTACCGACTGGTAAACCAAAGAAACGTTTTACAGAAATAACTTTAGTGAAGGCTACTTGACCTCCATTGTGTGCCAGACACCGAAGTGCTCCCTCGTATCCAGAAAATTTGTCAGGGTAATCGCATTTTACGGGGTCTTCACATAGCGCGCACATGTTGCTGTACTTTTCCtctgttcaattttattaatttccataattagtacagtaaaaaaaaaaaatttgtcaatgagtgaaataaaaaaatccttactcaattttttattaatcagtgGATCTGGTGACCAAGTGCCGACTAGGCAACCTTTATTGAACAAAGTCGACAGAGCGCGAATTTCATTTTCACGGGCTGAATATTCCGGgtcatttatattttccaaTACACCCATTTCTGTCAATTTTGTAATTGGAATTTTGTATCCAACGGAACGACCAATTCCAGTGTGACAGGAATTTAATCCACGTAAATCTTGTACGTCAAATATTTCAAGATCTTTACGGACCACTACTACTCCTTCATATCTACTCGGTTTGTCTGGTTCTTCTTTTGTACGAAtctacatttaatttatttatcaaatgattaatttttttgaaaatttcgagCGTCTGCACTCAGCAGTCATTTTAccgaatttagaaaaaaaattttttaagatccCCGTGAATTTttgagagtttaaaaatatttaaaatacctgTTCGATGACATTGTAACCAGGATCATttgcgaaattatttttagcggCCAGATACATGTCTTCAGGATCGACCGCGACTATGTCAGCTTCTTTCCTTCCGACTTTTTCCACACACTCGTACCGGTCACGGCCAGCAATGCAAGAAATAGGGATTCCCTTAGCTGCTGAGTCCTTCATCATATCCACACAATCTTTCCAATAAATTTCCGGGACACACATgctcactatttttttttaaataaaaaaatattcaaattttaatcaactgattttttcttaattatagaaatttttttcaattaattaaagaagaaaaattcattgattAATTGACTTACAAACAGGTTGAGAACCATCGGCGTGTATGCCGAGGAAAAATCCCGAAAGGGCAAGAAAAGTGATGCCCAATTTTCCCATGgttaattatgtaaattaataaacggTAAATATTATTGGCACTAAGTATCAGTTCGCGTAAAGATCTCACCAGGATCTCTTCTGCGTTGGTAGATGATTGGTCTCTTTATATGCACGGCAAGCACTGAAAGCTGCGAGGGTGGGAGACAAAACAAagattaagatttttttttctcattgttCATTTCGGGTGGTATTAAAATCAGTAAATTAAActgaagataaataaaaaatttataaaagtagatttgaatacttaaaaaaatttatagtaaattaaaaatcactataaaaaaaaaatagacaattAAAGCTAAGGATAAATAAaacagtatatttataaatatgattatgtaagaaaaaacaatataaaaatgtacGGAGAGAAAagaaactaataaataaataaacgagaaaaaaaaacaattcataaaaaacaatacgAAAAAAGATAGGGGAGGGAGGGGCAAAAAGGGGTTCTTAAGGAAATACCAAGTTTTCGAGGAcacaaaaacattaaaattttttttttttaatgatattcaaagaaaatagaaaaaaatttcagctacTTATTGGATACAAAcgaaggaaaataaattttcaatagtttttttcataaaataagtcattaatatttttcaactgatgacagatttttgaaaaagtttaacaaaaaaaaaattaaaaataacgctcaattatatttacaaaagtgattttggaatgttcaaaaaaccatttaaattatacgatttttttaataaaattttaggggtactccgttttgcccccccccccaccctaaatataaattaatctgTTTAAATTAGCTAATAACTatgaaactataaaaaaataattgataattatacaaccggataaaaaaaatattgacaaaaaaaaagaaaataaatgattttcgatataaagataaatttggataaatataaaactgagtaaatataatataataaataaaaaatatgaataaatatgaaacCGGAAAAAATGTCAACTTTCGAACAATtggataaatataattatctatatttaaacatatagATAAATACAAAACTGCatgaaatgttttattttcaaacaaaaatttataaaattaaatttattttgaaaaaaataatatttaagtcCAAGCATTAGTACTAATGACTTACGAAAAATACATggaataattaacaataattattctttatctCATTACtttattgtattaaaaaaaaaaaaactaatattgtacaattataaaaattaacgtaGATGTAAAAATAgaagattattaataaaataaatttatttaaattaaactgaaCCAAAGGCTTGTTCAGTAGCAGCCCACTGGTCCCAGTGGTCCCACGTATTGTTAACGGAAACGAGACCAATAGCGTcgtctttaaataaaacatttctGTGCCCTCCCCATGAGCCGAAGAGCTGCAGAAGATCGGGCCGCTTTGAGTACAAAGTAGTGGCAGTCAGAACCCCGTGAGTCAATTCGTCGATAACGTTGTCAGTTTTTCCCGCGTGGGTAACGATAATTCGCGGAGGCTCGTACCCGAAATTACAGTTTTCGTAATTTTCAACTGCAGACACTCCGCCGTTGGGGCAGAGTAACATAAGatcagatatttttatatctgagTTGGTATcgttctctgaaaatttgaattaattggtTAGTTGATTAGTTGACTGAGGAAATAACAAAATAGCAGACTCACTTATTAGCTGTAAAGTCGTGTAAGGAACGAAGGCGACGTCACCTTTACCGCTGGTTAAACATCTAAGagcaaaataattaagtaattaatgaaCTCTTTAAGGATAAGAGAATGATAAATTACCTGATGGCTCCTTTGCCGCCGCTGAAAGCTTCTGCTTGGCTGGCTTGACATCTCGTTGCCTCTTTAGTTTGATCGTCTTGGGATGCTGAGTCTCCGGCACACTGTTGACAGAGAGGTGAGGCTTTAGGGGCACCTGGTGCGCAAGACCCGGAGAAAAAGCCGACGATTTCTTCCTCtgatgttattaaatttgatttttttaatgcttggACTGGAGCCAACCAACCGGCGAAATCGTTCTTGTAAAATGTGTGACatgattttttatctttcaagtccgctttatttaaaatacaaatatatataaattattactgatgtttatttattaattaattaattaaataattaattaaataattattgtaaaaaagcgatgttaaaaatggactcaatttaacaccatgcggtgttaaaataaaatgaaatttttaagtttaattaaatgaataattaaaataaataccaagTGAATTAATTGGACTATCCTTCTTAATAACAGCAACTGCTGGACGTTCACTGAATTTTGTTGAACCAATAGTATAATTTTCAGCAATTATCGGCCTTACGTTAAATTCTTCAGTGGCTTTTTTAACAGACCCCCCAGTAAGAACAACTAAATCAGCCCCTTCGTCTCTTAAAGTTGTTAAACATGCTTCTTGATCTTTTTCAAGCAGACAATCTAATCTAGGTCTCGCGTCTctgtaattcaaattaaataattaattattttactgtttGCTAAcgagtttttgaattatttattaacctcGAATGAGCAGCTTTGGCGAGTGCGTGGCATTTAGCTAAGCTCTCGTCATCCCACACACACCAACGGGCATCACGTTCAGGTGCACCAGAGTTTCTTTCAATTACGTCCAAATATTTCGATTGTTCCAGATATTCCTCgggttgaatttttttaatactcacGGGAATCGTTTTTTCatcaagtaataataaatctttCCACCAAGCggctttttctttttcacccAGTGCTCCTAATTGCTcaatttccttaaaaaaaaaaaaaatttattttagtatttatttcattagtaATTAAGGGGAAGCTACAAACtatcttttttattcaattttatttttatagcaaaactattgattttagaaaaaaatatttcagacaaaaattgtaggaaatttaattttctacaaaaagatatgaataattattaacgtaTTTCTAATAGTTTTTGAGCTatggagaaaataaatattgggtaaattaatttttaaaaaaatgaaacttttttttttacttcaagttGCAATTACACTGTAATAATTAGACTTACGAAAAAAGtaatgagaccttttttgtagaaaatttaattatctacaaaatcATTCTTATGCATATTTGTCGAATCTCTAATAGTTTAgccagaatttgaattttcttaccCAAACTCACaacaatgaatttaaaaaataacaaaaatctaCTAAATGTTACTACgagcaattaattaaaataaattttatatttaataattgtgtaaaaaaatccaattatcaagtgtaaaaaaaaattaaaattttttccctttaAAATCTctcaaagtaaattattaaattaaaataaaattaccttttGTACCGCAGGGATATCATGTACTTGTCCATTAGTCATGTAACTCTGCCAAGGACGTGCAGCCCATGTGCACGGCTTAGTGTCCTTATCAATCGGTACTTTGGTGCCATCAGGACAGAAATACGCAAAATCACTCGGATTCTCATTAGTTGGCACTGCTGGAGCTTTACCCACTGGTAAACCAAAGAAACGTTTTACATAAATAACTTTAGTGAAGGCTATTTGACCTCCATTGTGTGCCAGACACCGAAGTGCTCCATCGTATCCAGAAAATTTGTCAGGGTAATCGCATTTTACGGGGTCTTCACACAGCGCACACATGTTGCTGTACTTTTCCtctgttcaattttattaatttccataattagtacagtaaaaaaaaaaatttttcaatgggtgaaataaaaaaatccttacTCAATTTTTGTTTGATCACTGGATCTGGTGAC includes:
- the LOC103579433 gene encoding transferrin, which codes for MGKLGITFLALSGFFLGIHADGSQPVLSMCVPEIYWKDCVDMMKDSAAKGIPISCIAGRDRYECVEKVGRKEADIVAVDPEDMYLAAKNNFANDPGYNVIEQIRTKEEPDEPNRYEAVAVIHKDLEISDVQSLRGLNSCHTGVGRNVGYKIPITKLTAMGVLANINDPEYSARENEIRALSTLFNKGCLVGPWSPDPVIKQKLKEKYSNMCALCEDPVKCDYPDKFSGYDGALRCLAHNGGQIAFTKVIYVKRFFGLPVGKAPAVPTNENPSDFAYFCPDGTKVPIDKDTKPCTWAARPWQSYMTNGQVHDIPAVQKEIEQLGALGEKEKAAWWKDLLLLDEKTIPVSIKKIQPEEYLEQSKYLDVIERNSGAPERDARWCVWDDESLAKCHALAKAAHSRDARPRLDCLLEKDQEACLTTLRDEGADLVVLTGGSVKKATEEFNVRPIIAENYTIGSTKFSERPAVAVIKKDSPINSLADLKDKKSCHTFYKNDFAGWLAPVQALKKSNLITSEEEIVGFFSGSCAPGAPKASPLCQQCAGDSASQDDQTKEATRCQASQAEAFSGGKGAIRCLTSGKGDVAFVPYTTLQLIKNDTNSDIKISDLMLLCPNGGVSAVENYENCNFGYEPPRIIVTHAGKTDNVIDELTHGVLTATTLYSKRPDLLQLFGSWGGHRNVLFKDDAIGLVSVNNTWDHWDQWAATEQAFGSV
- the LOC103579434 gene encoding transferrin-like; translation: MGKLGITFLALSGFFLGIHADGSQPVLSMCVPEIYWKDCVDMMKDSAAKGIPISCIAGRDRYECVEKVGRKEADIVAVDPEDMYLAAKNNFANDPGYNVIEQIRTKEEPDKPSRYEGVVVVRKDLEIFDVQDLRGLNSCHTGIGRSVGYKIPITKLTEMGVLENINDPEYSARENEIRALSTLFNKGCLVGTWSPDPLINKKLKEKYSNMCALCEDPVKCDYPDKFSGYEGALRCLAHNGGQVAFTKVISVKRFFGLPVGKAPAVPTNENPSDFAYFCPDGTKVPIDKDTKPCTWAARPWQGYMTNGQVYDIRAVQKTIEQLGALGEQENATWWANILLLNENSIPVSIKKVQPEEYLEECRYLDVIARDSGAPGRDARWCMWEDESLAKCRALAEAAYSRDVRPRFDCVLEKDQEACLATLRDERADLVVLPGWSVERAILKFNVRPIIAENYTTGSTKFDNNYEDSYYGYEPPRIIVTHAGKSDNAIDELINGVLAAATVFTNHRDIFQLFGPWNGHRNILFNDNANGLVSLNNMWDRWDQ